In Vigna unguiculata cultivar IT97K-499-35 chromosome 3, ASM411807v1, whole genome shotgun sequence, a single genomic region encodes these proteins:
- the LOC114178294 gene encoding autophagy-related protein 11: MSSSVSGSLVHQGQLLVHIAENGHSFELDCNENTLVEAVMRSIESVTGINFSDQLVLCLDMKLESHRPLSAYKLPSDEREVFIFNKSRLQNNSPPPPPEQVDIPNHLEPPSPASSHDSHPLDDASDPALKALPSYERQFRYHYHRGHAIYTSTVMKYEHCERLWREQMVQERAMEVARGNLDQYYRMINQSYFDFMKRYMQQHRMHSDLLVNFGKNVEKLRSIKLHPALQTANRKCLLDLVKEENLRKSVENCTSSHKQFENKVSQFKQTFGEVKRRAEELLSTRAFLPIKNIEQPIKEHQRYINEQKSIMQSLSKDVNTVKKLVDDCLSSQLSSSLRPHDAVSALGPMYDVHDKNHLPKMQACDRAISKLLEFCKENKNEMNNFVHNYTRNITYVSYLIKDQKLQFPVFKEAMTRQDGLFVDLKLFHGIGAAYRACLAEIVRRKASMKLYMGMAGQMAERLAIKREAELSRREEFLRVHSSCIPKDVLTSMGLFDSPNQCDVNIAPFDGDLLNIDISDVDRYAPEYLTGITSKMEKLGSFKGSTALNSDSSHLAEDVDIAADSIERYDSEGLPDGSELIEIAGTCKMEVENAKLKAELAGRIALICSLCPEVEYESLDDERVNNMLKNAREKTEEALHLKDEYIKHIHSMLKMKQMQCMSYEKRIQELEQKLSDQYMLGQKLSNVNDVAGKEIKSESISSEAHMPSISTSEPMDEVSCISSSLDAKLGLFTEHTGKVLDGVDENMLDSSGVQNPQLDSSMMEPHREEAQSADKDKKDKIIGQLGMSLTNSSTGENIPVSHDLVPFDPTVSQDSESKVNDDKVLLELRSALSDKSDQLTETETKLKNVIEEVVVLKRELEASKKLLDESQMNCAHLENCLHEAREEAQTQKSSADRRASEYSSLRTSVIKTRSFFERLKTCVYSPGGVAGFADSLRNLSQSLANSANDRDDDDIAEFRKCIRVLADKVGFLSRHREELHEKYSRTEAANEQLRKELEEKIDQVKTYYNKHQLEKQANKEKICFGCLEVHEIAAFVLTSGGYYEAITRNCSNYYLSDESVALFAEHVPSRPNYIVGQIVHIERQIVKAAPPRAEKFSTPDKGTDWLTLNSGSTPNPYGLPVGCEYFLVTVAMLPDTTIHSSSPS, encoded by the exons ATGAGTAGCAGCGTGTCTGGAAGTTTAGTCCATCAGGGCCAGTTGCTTGTTCATATTGCTGAGAATGGACACTCTTTTGAGTTGGATTGCAATGAAAACACACTTGTTGAGGCAGTTATGAGGTCTATTGAATCTGTTACGGGAATTAATTTCAGTGATCAGCTTGTTCTTTGTTTGGATATGAAGCTGGAATCACATCGCCCGCTATCTGCGTACAAGCTACCATCTGACGAGAGGGAGGTTTTCATATTCAACAAATCAAGGCTTCAAAACAATTCACCGCCTCCACCACCGGAGCAAGTTGATATTCCCAACCATTTGGAGCCTCCATCGCCAGCATCCTCCCACGATTCACACCCTCTTGATGATGCTTCAGATCCTGCTCTGAAGGCTTTACCTTCTTATGAACGACAATTCAGGTACCATTATCATCGGGGGCATGCTATATATACTAGTACTGTGATGAAATATGAGCATTGTGAGAGGCTTTGGAGAGAACAGATGGTCCAAGAAAGAGCAATGGAGGTTGCAAGGGGTAATTTGGATCAGTATTATCGAATGATTAACCAAAGCTATTTCGACTTCATGAAACGTTATATGCAACAACACAGGATGCATTCTGATCTTTTGGTGAATTTTGGGAAGAATGTTGAGAAACTAAGGTCCATCAAACTTCACCCTGCTTTGCAAACTGCTAATCGCAAATGCTTACTGGATTTGGTCAAGGAGGAAAACTTGAGGAAGTCAGTGGAGAATTGCACCAGCTCCCACAAGCAGTTTGAGAATAAAGTGTCACAATTTAAGCAGACTTTTGGGGAAGTGAAGCGTCGGGCGGAGGAATTGTTGTCCACCAGGGCTTTCTTGCCCATCAAGAATATAGAACAACCAATTAAAGAACACCAGAGATACATAAATGAACAAAAGAGTATCATGCAATCTCTGag CAAGGATGTTAACACTGTAAAGAAACTGGTAGATGATTGTCTATCCTCTCAATTGTCTTCCTCACTTCGTCCTCATGATGCAGTTTCAGCCTTGGGTCCTATGTACGATGTTCATGACAAAAATCACCTGCCCAAAATGCAGGCTTGTGATCGTGCTATTTCAAAGCTACTAGAATTTTGCAAGGAAAACAAGAATGAAATGAATAACTTTGTGCACAATTACACTCGAAACATAACCTATGTTTCTTATCTCATCAAAGATCAAAAGCTGCAGTTCCCTGTTTTTAAAGAGGCAATGACTCGTCAGGATGGCTTGTTTGTGGATTTAAAGTTGTTCCACGGTATTGGTGCAGCATACAGAGCTTGCCTTGCAGAGATAGTGAGACGAAAGGCTTCTATGAAGCTGTACATGGGCATGGCTGGGCAAATGGCTGAAAGATTAGCTATAAAACGTGAGGCCGAACTCAGTAGACGAGAGGAGTTTTTGAGAGTTCATAGTTCATGCATTCCTAAAGATGTACTAACGTCTATGGGATTGTTTGACAGTCCAAACCAGTGTGATGTCAATATAGCTCCGTTTGATGGTGATCTGCTTAATATTGACATATCAGACGTGGATCGATATGCTCCTGAATATCTAACAGGAATAACTTCCAAGATGGAGAAGCTAGGAAGCTTTAAAGGTTCAACTGCTTTGAATAGTGATAGCTCTCATTTGGCTGAGGATGTAGATATTGCTGCTGACTCCATTGAGAGATATGATTCTGAAGGCTTGCCAGATGGCAGTGAGTTGATTGAAATTGCTGGAACCTGCAAGATGGAAGTTGAGAATGCAAAACTGAAAGCTGAGCTTGCTGGTAGAATAGCTTTAATATGTTCGCTCTGTCCTGAGGTAGAGTATGAGTCATTGGATGATGAAAGGGTGAATAATATGCTAAAGAATGCTAGAGAAAAGACAGAAGAAGCCTTGCATTTGaaagatgaatatattaaacatattcACTCCATGCTTAAGATGAAGCAAATGCAATGTATGTCATATGAGAAACGTATACAAGAATTGGAGCAGAAATTGTCTGATCAGTATATGCTTGGGCAGAAGCTTTCCAATGTAAATGATGTGGCTGGGAAGGAAATAAAGTCAGAATCTATCAGCAGTGAAGCTCACATGCCTTCCATATCTACTTCTGAGCCCATGGATGAGGTTTCATGCATCTCAAGTTCCCTGGATGCAAAACTTGGTTTGTTCACAGAACATACTGGTAAAGTGTTAGATGGGGTGGATGAAAACATGTTGGATTCCTCTGGAGTTCAGAACCCACAGTTGGACTCATCTATGATGGAGCCTCATCGGGAAGAAGCACAGAGTGCTGATAAAGATAAGAAAGACAAGATAATCGGACAATTAGGCATGTCGTTAACAAACAGTTCTACTGGTGAGAACATACCTGTGTCACATGACCTTGTACCTTTTGACCCCACAGTTTCTCAAGACTCAGAATCCAAAGTAAATGATGATAAGGTGTTGTTGGAACTACGAAGTGCACTTTCAGATAAGTCAGATCAACTGACTGAAACTGAAACCAAGCTTAAAAATGTTATAGAGGAGGTTGTTGTGCTCAAAAGGGAGCTGGAAGCTAGTAAAAAACTACTTGATGAATCTCAG ATGAATTGTGCTCACTTGGAAAATTGTTTGCATGAAGCAAGAGAGGAAGCTCAGACTCAAAAAAGTTCTGCTGACAGGAGGGCCTCAGAGTATAGTTCACTACGGACATCTGTCATTAAAACACGCAGCTTTTTTGAAAGACTCAAGACTTGTGTTTATTCTCCCGGTGGTGTGGCTGGTTTTGCAGATTCCCTTCGTAATTTGTCGCAGTCTTTGGCCAA TTCTGCTAATGACAGAGATGATGATGACATTGCTGAGTTCCGAAAATGCATTCGTGTCTTGGCCGATAAAGTTGGTTTCTTATCGAGGCACCGGGAAGAGCTGCATGAGAAGTACTCAAGAACGGAAGCTGCTAATGAACAGCTTCGGAAAGAATTGGAGGAGAAAATAGACCAGGTCAAAACTTATTACAATAAGCATCAACTTGAGAAGCAG GCAAATAAAGAGAAGATTTGTTTTGGTTGCCTGGAAGTTCATGAGATAGCAGCCTTTGTGCTCACTTCTGGTGGGTATTATGAGGCAATTACCAGGAACTGCTCTAATTATTACTTATCCGATGAATCAGTAGCCCTGTTTGCAGAACATGTTCCAAGCCGACCTAACTACATTGTTGGACAAATTGTGCATATCGAACGCCAGATTGTGAAGGCGGCACCCCCTCGGGCTGAAAAATTTAGCACCCCTGACAAAGGGACTGACTGGTTGACCTTGAATTCAGGTTCAACTCCAAACCCATACGGTCTCCCTGTTGGCTGTGAATATTTCCTAGTGACAGTAGCCATGTTACCTGATACCACCATTCATTCATCTTCTCCTTCCTGA
- the LOC114176163 gene encoding 50S ribosomal protein L35, chloroplastic: MATVSLALGLLPCSSSSTRLSYTSLRFPASNSANSLHLSSSASISAPLLRQKLCTAPSPLPPTLRPLTIVSAKGYKMKTHKASAKRFRVTGRGKIVRRRAGKQHLLVKKNTKRKLRLSKMHPVSRSDYDNVIGALPYLKVNRNAK, from the exons ATGGCTACCGTCTCCTTGGCCTTGGGACTTTTACCTTGCTCTTCTTCTTCCACTCGTCTCTCTTACACTTCACTTCGATTCCCTGCATCAAACAGCGCCAACTCACTCCACCTTAGTTCTTCAGCTTCCATCTCCGCTCCACTTCTTCGTCAAAAGCTGTGCACAGCTCCTTCTCCTCTCCCTCCAACCCTTCGCCCTCTCACCATTGTATCCGCTAAGGGCTACAAAATGAAAACCCACAAG GCATCGGCAAAGCGGTTTAGGGTGACGGGGCGAGGCAAAATTGTGCGTAGGAGAGCTGGTAAGCAGCATTTGCTTGTCAAGAAGAACACCAAGCGCAAATTACGACTCTCCAAAATG CATCCGGTCAGCAGGAGCGACTATGACAACGTAATTGGAGCCTTGCCATATCTGAAAGTAAACAGAAATGCTAAATAG
- the LOC114179117 gene encoding uncharacterized protein C12B10.15c encodes MLIKNWGLILAAKPKYAPPVSYLSRRNPTVWIGRTKGEMENATVNLKPHGEDLSGRVHQLPCCVKHDGPASVSHYFKPKPNGVSDEGLPLQEAHFRGRLLQGTTLQLPHGYTGFVLAKKTSPPSSKQNSNSWVTKATFQDITYWNHDYVPSHNDELLRAFHWLTVAKALHDPVTPEELASSSLSL; translated from the exons ATGTTAATTAAGAATTGGGGTTTGATTTTAGCGGCAAAACCAAAATACGCGCCTCCAGTGTCGTACCTCTCTCGACGGAACCCAACGGTGTGGATTGGAAGAACAAAGGGCGAAATGGAAAACGCCACCGTAAATCTTAAGCCACATGGAGAAGATCTGAGCGGCCGCGTTCATCAACTCCCCTGCTGCGTCAAGCACGACGGTCCCGCCTCCGTTTCCCACTACTTcaaacccaaacccaacggcGTCTCGGACGAAGGTTTGCCGTTACAGGAAGCGCATTTCAGAGGAAGGCTACTCCAGGGAACCACTCTCCAACTTCCTCACGGTTACACTG GTTTTGTTTTGGCTAAGAAAACATCGCCTCCGTCGTCTAAACAAAACTCGAATTCTTGGGTCACCAAAGCAACGTTTCAGGATATAACCTATTGGAACCATGACTACGTTCCTTCCCATAACGATGAATTGCTCCGAGCTTTTCATTGGCTTACTGTTGCAAAAGCT CTGCACGATCCTGTGACACCTGAGGAATTAGCTTCGTCGTCTTTATCACTCTAG
- the LOC114178295 gene encoding uncharacterized protein LOC114178295 gives MVLPTSFMTFRSDLETVSLKLEVEEPLQEEHAPLNKRFKPSSASQEQWNGSNSAASSSPPQYNILDEPSPLGLRLRKSPSLLHLIQMKLSQGNVFIANAQNENLSSGLKKESLAAPASGSVEKLKASNFPASLLRIGSWEYKSKHEGDLVAKCYFAKRKLVWEVLEGELKSKMEIQWSDIMSLKANCPDTGPSSLTVALARQPLFFKETNPQPRKHTVWQTTSDFTDGEAGKHRQHFLEFPQGMLAKNFEKLVQCDAHLNFVSQQPEIILDSPHFDTQPDAFENLVIEGSTSSETDSKGPRNCDQIKLAGLRTSMSLSDFIGHIEHCLSEQITCGDPSFCDGRGRPGFQEMLEEIAQHLLNDNQVIAASDEKSLITRVNSLYCLLQTDPAALQSSHDKENAADGKNILLSHDLESMHNIKIKIDVKPAEVDFRDVSGGMSRKDSFGDFLLHLPRITSLSKFLLNISEEDSDC, from the exons ATGGTTCTACCAACGAGTTTCATGACGTTCCGTTCCGACCTTGAAACGGTGTCGTTGAAGTTGGAGGTGGAGGAACCGCTGCAAGAAGAGCATGCTCCTCTCAATAAGCGTTTCAAACCTTCATCCGCTTCACAAGAG CAATGGAATGGTTCAAATAGTGCAGCTTCCAGTTCTCCTCCCCAGTACAATATACTTGATGAGCCTAGCCCTCTGGGTTTACGTCTTAGGAAGAGCCCTTCACTATTACATTTGATACAGATGAAGCTTTCTCAAGGGAATGTTTTTATTGCAAAtgcacaaaatgaaaatttaagcTCTGGTTTGAAAAAGGAAAGTCTGGCTGCGCCTGCATCAGGCTCTGTTGAAAAGCTTAAGGCTTCAAATTTCCCAGCTTCACTTCTAAGAATTGGTTCGTGGGAG TATAAATCAAAACATGAGGGTGATTTAGTGGCGAAATGTTACTTCGCTAAACGAAAGCTAGTTTGGGAAGTTCTTGAAGGTgaactaaagagcaaaatggaAATCCAGTGGTCAGATATCATGTCACTTAAGGCAAATTGTCCTGATACGGGACCTAGCTCGTTGACAGTAGCT CTCGCAAGACAACCTCTTTTCTTCAAGGAGACTAATCCTCAGCCCAGAAAGCATACAGTATGGCAAACAACATCAGATTTTACCGATGGAGAGGCTGGCAAACACAG GCAACATTTTTTGGAATTTCCGCAAGGGATGTTAGCgaagaattttgaaaaacttgttCAGTGTGACGCACATCTTAATTTCGTAAGCCAGCAACCTGAGATAATCTTGGATTCACCTCATTTTGATACACAACCAGATGCTTTTGAGAACCTTGTAATTGAAGGGAGCACAAGCTCTGAAACTGATTCCAAGGGCCCAAGAAATTGCGATCAGATAAAATTGGCTGGACTCCGCACTTCTATGTCATTGAGTGATTTTATTGGCCACATTGAACACTGCCTTTCGGAACAAATAACTTGTGGGGATCCGTCCTTTTGTGATGGAAGAGGAAGACCAGGTTTTCAGGAAATGCTGGAGGAAATTGCACAGCATCTTCTTAATGACAATCAGGTTATAGCAGCTTCTGATGAAAAATCACTCATCACAAGGGTCAATTCTCTCTACTGTCTTCTGCAGACGGACCCTGCAGCTTTGCAGAGTTCACATGACAAGGAAAATGCTGCTGATGGAAAAAATATTCTTCTTAGCCATGATCTTGAATCAATGcacaacatcaaaattaaaatagatgtCAAGCCTGCTGAAGTGGACTTCAGAGATGTTTCTGGGGGCATGTCCAGGAAAGACTCTTTCGGAGATTTTCTTCTTCACCTTCCTCGTATTACTTCACTGTCAAAGTTCTTGCTTAACATATCAGAAGAGGACAGTGACTGCTAA